The Deltaproteobacteria bacterium genome window below encodes:
- a CDS encoding amidoligase family protein: protein MKTLRFGIEIETVGLSRTKLAEAIHSVVGGTVSNDYRDVRITTASGRTWKVVPDGSLSGGENSGEIVSPVLGYDDIEELQNIIRAVRTAGAKADHSTGIHIHVGAERFDAKSVVNLVKLVHKQERLLEHALGVSEQRLARYCRPIEARFIEALEARRPKTMSDVRDAWYGRSGETPSRYHSSRYRGLNLNSLFFRGTLEFRYFNGTLHAGEVKAYVQLVLAMAAKALSSKAASSKRREFNPATAKYDFRVVLLHLGLIGDEFKTARLHLTKKLAGSAAWKGERRDRRPAMDTQPATESEEVGDARAA, encoded by the coding sequence ATGAAGACGCTGCGATTCGGAATCGAGATCGAGACGGTGGGCCTGAGCCGGACGAAGCTCGCCGAGGCCATCCACAGCGTGGTGGGCGGCACCGTCTCGAACGACTACCGGGACGTGCGCATCACCACCGCGAGCGGGCGCACCTGGAAGGTCGTGCCGGACGGCTCGCTGAGCGGCGGCGAGAACAGCGGCGAGATCGTCTCGCCGGTCCTCGGCTACGACGACATCGAGGAGCTGCAGAACATCATCCGCGCGGTGCGCACGGCGGGCGCGAAGGCCGACCACTCCACGGGCATCCACATCCACGTCGGAGCGGAGCGCTTCGACGCCAAGAGCGTGGTGAACCTGGTCAAGCTGGTTCACAAGCAGGAGCGCCTCCTCGAGCACGCGCTCGGTGTCAGCGAGCAGCGCCTCGCGCGCTACTGCCGCCCGATCGAAGCCCGCTTCATCGAGGCGCTCGAGGCGCGCCGCCCCAAGACGATGAGCGACGTGCGCGACGCCTGGTACGGGCGCAGCGGCGAGACGCCGAGCCGCTACCACAGCAGCCGCTACCGCGGGCTGAACCTCAACAGCCTCTTCTTCAGGGGCACGTTGGAGTTCCGCTACTTCAACGGCACGCTGCACGCCGGCGAGGTGAAGGCCTACGTGCAGCTCGTCCTCGCAATGGCTGCGAAGGCGCTCTCCTCGAAGGCCGCGTCGAGCAAGCGCCGCGAGTTCAACCCCGCCACCGCGAAGTACGACTTCCGGGTGGTGCTCCTGCACCTCGGGCTGATTGGCGACGAGTTCAAGACCGCGCGCCTGCACCTCACGAAGAAGCTCGCGGGCTCGGCGGCATGGAAGGGCGAGCGCCGCGACCGCCGCCCGGCGATGGACACGCAGCCCGCGACGGAGAGCGAGGAGGTCGGTGATGCCCGCGCAGCGTGA
- a CDS encoding N-acetylmuramoyl-L-alanine amidase yields the protein MVGGKTTCPVEGLSIRTFAEDGVHRFPSKGKRARAVELVIHETVTRSVDSTIAVLKKRGLSVHLVMGADGALTQHGDLATDILWHASQHNGASFGVEVVNPYYPSYLKPGLPWDRVIKAPWAHKGEYVLPTPAQAEAVAALVRWTTSAPSAGIAVPRAWPGLRDGRFALGLVPAAAKAPLPGVLAHQYFGHADGSMLVLYAWLRLEAGLAPDVAFEEAVKRATGVRRADVRDLLPTPAVA from the coding sequence ATCGTCGGCGGCAAGACCACGTGCCCGGTCGAGGGCCTCTCGATCCGCACGTTCGCCGAAGACGGCGTCCATCGGTTTCCCTCGAAGGGCAAACGAGCTCGCGCGGTCGAGCTCGTCATCCACGAGACCGTCACGCGCAGCGTCGACTCGACCATCGCGGTCTTGAAGAAGCGCGGGCTCAGCGTCCACCTCGTGATGGGCGCGGACGGCGCGCTCACGCAGCACGGCGACCTCGCGACGGACATCCTCTGGCACGCGAGCCAGCACAACGGCGCGTCGTTCGGCGTCGAGGTCGTGAACCCGTACTACCCGAGCTACCTGAAGCCGGGCCTGCCGTGGGACCGCGTCATCAAGGCGCCGTGGGCGCACAAGGGTGAGTACGTCCTGCCGACACCCGCGCAGGCGGAAGCGGTCGCCGCGCTCGTGCGCTGGACGACGAGCGCGCCGTCGGCGGGCATCGCGGTGCCGCGCGCGTGGCCGGGGCTGCGGGACGGACGCTTCGCACTGGGCCTCGTGCCTGCTGCCGCGAAGGCGCCGCTGCCGGGTGTGCTCGCGCACCAGTACTTCGGGCACGCCGACGGCTCGATGCTCGTCCTCTACGCATGGCTGCGCCTCGAGGCCGGGCTCGCGCCGGACGTCGCGTTCGAGGAAGCGGTGAAGCGCGCGACCGGCGTGCGCCGTGCCGACGTTCGAGACCTGCTGCCCACGCCCGCCGTGGCCTGA